In bacterium, a single window of DNA contains:
- a CDS encoding acetyl-CoA carboxylase carboxyl transferase subunit beta translates to MALEWFKRDRTGLVSQPKKTTPDNLWVKCDSCGEIVFSRELDKRLQVCPKCEFHFPIPGEKYVNIIADEGTWEEFAHELKSTDPLGFRDQMKYADRIVSSVKKTGLNEAITTGACRVDGYPSVLGIMEFAFMGGSVGSVVGEKFARAVDRAIEDRRGLIVVSRSGGMRMQEGMVSLMQMAKASVKLTQLGEAKLPYISILTHPTT, encoded by the coding sequence ATGGCGCTCGAATGGTTTAAACGCGATCGAACGGGTTTGGTTTCGCAACCGAAAAAAACCACGCCTGACAATCTATGGGTGAAATGCGATAGCTGCGGCGAGATCGTTTTCAGCCGTGAGCTCGACAAGCGTTTGCAGGTGTGCCCGAAGTGTGAATTTCATTTCCCGATCCCCGGAGAGAAATACGTCAACATCATCGCCGACGAAGGGACGTGGGAGGAATTCGCCCATGAACTCAAGTCCACCGATCCGCTGGGATTCAGAGATCAGATGAAATACGCGGATCGCATCGTGTCTTCGGTCAAGAAAACGGGACTCAACGAAGCGATCACGACCGGCGCGTGTCGGGTGGACGGATATCCGTCCGTGCTGGGGATCATGGAGTTCGCCTTTATGGGGGGCAGCGTGGGCAGCGTGGTGGGCGAGAAATTCGCGCGGGCGGTGGATCGCGCCATCGAAGATAGGCGTGGACTGATCGTGGTGTCGCGTTCGGGCGGCATGCGGATGCAGGAGGGGATGGTCTCACTGATGCAGATGGCGAAAGCAAGTGTCAAACTGACTCAATTAGGCGAAGCAAAGCTTCCGTACATTTCGATTCTGACGCATCCGACGACAG